TTTCCAGAGCGAGTCGCCAAATTCGTGGCAATGGTGGCCTATTATGGGGCAAGCCCCTCAAAAATCGTCTCAAAGAACATTTTACTGATGGCCGCTATGTCAAAGTAGAGGCATTTTGCGACTGGTTACCCACTGATAATAGTCATGTCAGTTTAGATCCCAAAGTCAAAGATAAATGGGGTCTGCCCGTAGCCAAAATCAAGATCGATGTGCATGTGCAAAATTTAAAAGTAGGCTGGTATCTAGCCAATAAATCCGGTGATGTATTGCGGGAAATGGGTGCAGATAATGTGTTATCTTTTGCCTCTGGCGCTCCCCCGACTAATTTAGTCGCCGGTAGTTGCCGTTTTGGCCATGATCCTAAAACCTCGGTGCTTAATCCCGATTGTCAGGCTCATGATGTGGATAATTTATATGTGACAGATGGGAGCTTTATGCCTACTGGCGGCAGTGTGCCTCATACTTGGACGATTTATGCCAATTCTTTCAGGGTAGCCGATAAAATTCTCGCGCGTCTGGGTGGTGTTAAAGAAACACCTCCAAGCTAGTGCCATTATCGCCGTGCAGGTAAATTGACTGGCGGTCTTACATTGGGAGGCCTATTAGGTGGTCTTACGTTGGGAGGCCGCACATTAGGAGGTCTGCCATAAGGTGGTTTAATAGGACGATTGGGATAAATAGGACGCGATCCATACCAATAACCATCATGGAGATCATGATGGTTCTGATCGTTTTGCTCATTTTGACGCTGTTCTTGCTGCCTTAATGCCCGTGCTTCCTGTTCTAAACGTCGGCGCTCATTTTCTAATTGAATATCCCTTGCTAGTCGCTTATCCAGAGCTGCATCTTTTTCTCTGATTTCATCCAATTTTTGTTTGCTTTTCTGTTCTTCTGCCTCAGTCATTTTTTTTATCTGAAATTGTTTCTCAGGCTTTTTATCCGCTTTAACTTGATCGGTAAACTCAGTAACACCTTCAGAGTTTTTATATTCATAGACATTTTGCTCTGCTTTGAGAGTTGGCATAAACAAGAGAACATTCAAAGTAATAATAGGAAGGAGATAATTTTTCATAATAAGTACATTAGACCTGGATAATTGAAAACCGAACCTAAATAACTAGCCCTAATGCAATAATAAGCTGAAAAAAACAGAAATAATAGTAATTATTGTGATAAATCAGATATTATCGATGCTTTTTCAGTGATAAAGCACTGAAATAAATATATTTCTGATTCTCATAACAAAATTGTTTTTTCTTTGCTATAGTTATTCTATCACTGTGAACGAATTTGATTTCACCAATAATTTTATGATAGAAAACCGACAACTCGAAACTTTTATAAAAAAAGCAGATATTGCCGCCCTCCCGGTTTTACCTCATACCCTTCAGGCATTAAAAGCAGCCTTAGAAAAACCCAGTTTTAATTATACTCATCTGGATAATATCATCCAATATGATCCTGCCTGCATGATTAACCTGCTAGCCTATGCTAATAGAGAAATGAATAATGATTTTGACAAAGAAATCAGCCGCGTGGAGCATGCCGCGATGTTTCTTGGCATGGAAAGATTGGAACAGTTTATAGAAAATGTCAACTCACTCTACCGTGTCAAAGATATAAAAGTCGCTGATAAATTAGCCCGCCTGCTACATCGAGGTGTACACGCAGCCTATCAGGCACAAGGTTTTGCACAATTAATTGATGATTCATCAGTTGATGAGATTTATACCAGTACCTTAGTCACTCCCATTTCAGAATTACTCTGCTGGTATCTTGACCCCATTAAGGCACAAACAGTAGAATTATTAGTTTATAAACAACAAAAGCCGTATGAAGAAGCACAACGAGAAATCTTTGGTTTCAGTTATCATGAACTCGCAGAAAGCTTAACGCACCAATGGAAAATCCCCCATTTATTCTTGCAACGACAAGAAATGCAAGATCTGGAAAGTGCATCAAAAACAATTAAATGTATGTATCTGGCGGAAAAACTCAGTATTATTGCAGAACAAGGCTGGTATTATGATGATATGTATGAGCACATCAGTCTTTGCGCGAATGAATTTCATTATAGTGAAGCGCGCATTGCCAAAGAAGTGCATTCTACCGCTGTTTACATGGCTTATAACGCAGAAGAATTTTTTCCCGTGCAAAGCACTTGCGCTTATCTTGCCTTATTGCCAGGCAAAGTACCTTATAGTCAAATCATAGCCATTGAAGACAAAAAGCCCGTTGTTAAGAAAAAACCAGCAGTTATTAGTAAGGTAGCGGTAGAAGAAAAAACCGAAACAACAAAATCACCTCAAGTGCCAAGCATCAATTTGATACACTCCGCTAATGACTTCCCTTCTCTGATTCGGATTACTATGGATGCTTTTTTTGAAACGAAATTTTTTAGCCGTGTTGGCTTCATGATGCTCAGCAAGGATAAAAAGCACCTCCAGTTTCGTAGTCTCAGGGGAAAGGATAATAAAAAATTAACACAAAGTATACTGCCCACAAAGCCCGACAATTTATTCTCAAAATTATTAGTCAAACCACAAACAATCTTTATCAATACTCTCAATTACAATAAATTCTCACCCATCATTAACCAGACCATGAAAGATATGCTTGAAGTAGAAGAATTTATTGCCAAGTCTATCCATGTTAATGCCAAGCCCATTGGTTTATTTTATATGGATAAATATCGTGGCAGTGATAAGGATGAAGCTCAGTCAAATCCACCGATGGCAGTAGAAGATTTTAATCAGATGAAAAAAATTGCGGCATTATTTGATAAGCAATTAAAGGCCATTCATTAAGCCCACTTCAACCTAAAATAATCAGTTGAATCGTAGCGAGAGCGACTTAGGTGCTGAAGATTAAGGGTTTTACAGGTTGTTTTGGCTTTATTCGTAGTCACCCTACGGGTGAAGTCAAAATGTTCTGGAAAATCCTTAAGATTCAGTGCATAAGGCGGTCGCAGTAGGTTCAACTGATTTTTTTAGGTTCAATAACATAAAGAAGTGAATGAGTACTAGTACAAAACTTGTAGCTAATAGAAAAAAGCTTCATTCCAAAAGACTTAAAACAAAGCTACTTAACTTGATTTCTGAATAATAATTAACGGTATTATTTAGTTTGTACTATTGTGATGCGCTTCGTTCCTCAGCAGCATCCTACTGTTCTACAATAAATCACTTGCATACAACAAGCGTAGGGTGCTGCTGAGGAACGAAGCGCACCACTATTAAGTTAACTTGCTCGTATGTATTATCCAGAATTCAGGTTACTGAAATTCCTGACGACCATTAAAGGCATGGCCTAGTGTTGAGCCATCAATATATTCCAGCTCACCACCTAAGGGCACTCCATGGGCAATGCGACTAATTTTTTGCACATGGGGTTTCAATATTTCTACCAGATAATGTGCGGTGGCCTCACCTTCAACTGTGGTATTGGTTGCCAGAATGACTTCATTAATGTCTTCGCTTTGCACTCGCTGTTGCAAGGTATCAAGGTGCAGTTCTTGTGGGCCAATACCATCCAAGGGTGATAAATGTCCCATCAGAACGAAGTATGTCCCTTGGTAGGAAGCGGATTGTTCAATGGCATAGACATCGGAAGGGTTTTCTACCACGCAGAGGGTTTGCCGATCACGTTTGACTGACTGGCAAATATCACAATATTCATATTCAGTCAGAATACGACAGCTTTGACAATGCCCGACCTGCTCTGCCGCCTGACTTAAGGCATGGGATAATTTCCTCGCGCCTCTCCTATCACGTTCGAGCAAATGATAAGCCATACGTTGTGCGGATTTTGCTCCCACTCCGGGTAAACAACGTAAGCTTTCGATAAGCTGCTTAATCAGAGGGGAATGTGCCATAGGGTATTATCCGGATAGAATACGTGTGTGATATTTTAATATTAATGCTTAGAACGGTAATTTAAAACCCGGTGGTAAATTTAAACCATCCGTCATACCGGACATTTTACTTTTAGATTCTTTTTCTATTTGACGTACCGCATCATTCACTGCAGCGGCCACTAAATCTTCTAGCATTTCTTTATCATCCATCACGCTATCATCAATGCTCACACGACGAATATCATGACGACCGGTCATCACCACTGTTACCATACCACCACCGGCTTGACCATTAACTTCCATATTAGCTAATTCGGCCTGCGATTTTTGCATGTCTTCCTGCATTTTCTGAGCTTGTTTCATTAAGCCGCCTAAACCACCTTTCATATTACTTCCTCTTGTCTAATTTTTAATCGGTTTTATGGATTCTTTACGTACTTTGGCATTAAAAGCATTTACAATTAATTGTACTTTGGGATCATCCATAATAGATTCAACCGCTTCTTGCTGTAATACTTCAGCCTCATAAATTTCCCGTCGTCTGGGTGTATTCTGCTGTTCATGTACAGGGATCTCACACTCTTTGATGATTATCTTCAATGGTATACTAAACAATGGCTGCAAGATATCGAGTAAGCGTGTTTTGATTTTATCATTGAGCAAATGTTTGTGCATGGAATCCAGTAACAGCTCAAATATTTGCTCACCTTCTACTATGCTTTTATTGACCATAGCACTATGTTTGGCCAATTGCTGCTCCAGGCCATTGAGTTCAGAGCGATTGATAAGATCGTGCCAATAGTCAGCCAAGCCTGTTGTGTTAGGCTGTTCACAAGGGATTTTTTGCTCAGTTTTTACTGCGTTTTTTTCGCTATTTACATCTTGATAAATTTGAGTTTCAGGATTTACTTTGTCCTTTAAAGTGTCATTGTTTACGTCTTTAAATAATGGCACAACGGCTGCCAATGGTGGCTTTTTTTGCTCTAATGTAGGGCTAGGCTTAGTCTTTGGCTCTCGTACTGTATGTACTTGTGCTGAGCTATTGACTGAATTATATTGGTCGTTAGAAGG
This genomic window from sulfur-oxidizing endosymbiont of Gigantopelta aegis contains:
- a CDS encoding HDOD domain-containing protein, with translation MIENRQLETFIKKADIAALPVLPHTLQALKAALEKPSFNYTHLDNIIQYDPACMINLLAYANREMNNDFDKEISRVEHAAMFLGMERLEQFIENVNSLYRVKDIKVADKLARLLHRGVHAAYQAQGFAQLIDDSSVDEIYTSTLVTPISELLCWYLDPIKAQTVELLVYKQQKPYEEAQREIFGFSYHELAESLTHQWKIPHLFLQRQEMQDLESASKTIKCMYLAEKLSIIAEQGWYYDDMYEHISLCANEFHYSEARIAKEVHSTAVYMAYNAEEFFPVQSTCAYLALLPGKVPYSQIIAIEDKKPVVKKKPAVISKVAVEEKTETTKSPQVPSINLIHSANDFPSLIRITMDAFFETKFFSRVGFMMLSKDKKHLQFRSLRGKDNKKLTQSILPTKPDNLFSKLLVKPQTIFINTLNYNKFSPIINQTMKDMLEVEEFIAKSIHVNAKPIGLFYMDKYRGSDKDEAQSNPPMAVEDFNQMKKIAALFDKQLKAIH
- a CDS encoding YbaB/EbfC family nucleoid-associated protein, with amino-acid sequence MKGGLGGLMKQAQKMQEDMQKSQAELANMEVNGQAGGGMVTVVMTGRHDIRRVSIDDSVMDDKEMLEDLVAAAVNDAVRQIEKESKSKMSGMTDGLNLPPGFKLPF
- the recR gene encoding recombination mediator RecR, whose amino-acid sequence is MAHSPLIKQLIESLRCLPGVGAKSAQRMAYHLLERDRRGARKLSHALSQAAEQVGHCQSCRILTEYEYCDICQSVKRDRQTLCVVENPSDVYAIEQSASYQGTYFVLMGHLSPLDGIGPQELHLDTLQQRVQSEDINEVILATNTTVEGEATAHYLVEILKPHVQKISRIAHGVPLGGELEYIDGSTLGHAFNGRQEFQ